In a genomic window of Cyprinus carpio isolate SPL01 chromosome A10, ASM1834038v1, whole genome shotgun sequence:
- the LOC109097211 gene encoding unconventional myosin-XVIIIa-like isoform X3 has product MFHLIKKDKNREKDGTKKEKKEKKEKKERMSQAELKSLEEMSVRRGFFHIHRSSSKREAKGKLEISSPIPIKVVRNTELNLTEADLRKLFTQGTITPTSSDDIKLDQDVHRSSIKEQAVKYDSMKKQNSQVPTNLSFSQKSKEERPSGSTAPSGQNSTIPSPQVEVKVFNPPPLYTPQHPISPAKIVQVPEIVDQTFPADLRLPDVAPPQIPAPRELEIQRRNTGDFGFSLRRTTMMDQQPDGSLYRKVVHFAEPGAGNKDLTLGLVPGDRLVEINGRNVESKSRDEIVEMIRLSGDTVHLKVQPIVELSELSRYWLRNTRGPYRDVYEVKTEEQLAAEKAWYNTEKVWLVHKDGFSLATQLKMEMGSLPEGKVKVRLEHDGTILEVDEDDVEKANPLSYDRVEDLSSLLYLNESSILHTLRQRYGGNLIHTYAGPNLLVINPLSTPALYSEKVMQMFKGCRREETAPHIFAIAQSAYHQLLTTRQDQTIVLLGKSGSGKTTNCQHLLQYLVTIAAGSGKVYSAEKWQAVYTVLEAFGNCSTAMNVNASRFSHIVSLDFDQAGQVASASVQTMLLEKFRVTRRPEAESSFNVFYYLMAGADAALKTELHFNHFAENSTFGLLPHSKPEEKQKATQQFTKLQAAMKVLGISAEEQKTVWLILGAIYHLGAAGATKDAVGRKQFARHEWAQKAAYLLGCTLEELSSAIFKTQGKGTLPRSSSVRQSTDDTDSSVSKATAAECLEFMASGLYAELFTLIISLINRALKSSQHSLCSLLIVDTPGFQNPRQVKNQRGATFEELCHNYAQERLQMLFQERTFVRELERYKEENIEITLDDLEPSPSRSVAVVDQSSSQTLVRTLSRTDEARGLFWLMEEEVLQPGGSEETLLQRLFSYYGPAEGESTGHTVVLKSENTHHFLLGHSHGTDWVEYDTHGWLNLARLNPTPQNAANLLQNSQKKSISGMFVGRSSSAAVLTGSIAGLEGVSQLAMRRATSMRKTFTTGMATVKKKSLCLQIKLQVDALLDIVRRSRVHFVHCLLPRAEVLRATGSPEESCDPGLMQMDVALLRAQIHGFKLLDSLSIYRQGYPDHMVFSEFRRRFDVLAPHLTKKLGRNYIVKDEKRAVEELLESLELEKSSYHMGLSRVFFRAGTVAKLEGQRDEHTRQNITLFQATCRGFLSRQAFKKRKIQDLAIRCVQKNIKKIRGVKDWPWWKLFTTVRPLVEVQLTEEQIRGKDEEIMHLKLKLEKVEKERNELRLTSDRLESRITELTAELSDERNSAESTSQLLETETSERLRLEKDMKDMQGKFDAVQKQMESMEMEIMEARLLQASEFNGEVENDGDDSGGEWRLKYERVIKDTEFTKKKLQQEMDDKLETEQQNKRHLERKLGDLQADHEESQRSVQQLKKKCQRLAAELQDTKLHLENQEGRNHELERKQRKFDVEKNQFQEELQKERNQRDKLGRERDVLTGEVFTIRQQLQEKDTELCTVRLKVEQLESELQDLSSQESKDEASLAKVKKQLRDLEAKVKDQEEELDEQAGTIQMLEQAKLRLEMEMERLRQTHSKELDCKDEEVEEIRLSCSKKLKQMEVQLEEEYEDKQKVLREKRDLESKLMMAQEQVGQRDVETEKRLRKDLKRTKVLLADAQMMLDHLKSNVPSKREIIALKNKLEESEFACTAAVKARKSMELEIEDLHIQMDDITKAKMALEEQISRLQREKNDLQSRFEEDQEDMNELMKKHKAAVTQSTRDLVQISDLQTQVEEAMKEKQEIQDKLHSLQSQLEFQEQSMVEKSLVSRQEAKIRELETKLEYERTQTKRLESLVTRLKENLEKMTEERDQRIASENREKDQNKRMQRQTRDIKEEMTELSKKEAEASRRKHELEMDIESLEAANQSLQADLKLAFKRIGDLQAAMEDEMETDDDDDLINSGDESDMDSEVEDRVDGVKSLFSKSKGSTKTLSDEGTQKTTSPPLYRLHSKQHDEDNTGPEEDTKQTESTILKDSNGDGQPSESAA; this is encoded by the exons ATGTTCCACTTgatcaaaaaagataaaaacagggAGAAGGATGGAACAAAAaaggagaagaaggagaagaaagagaaaaaagaacgAATGTCTCAAGCCGAACTGAAGAGTCTAGAGGAAATGAGTGTGAGGAGAGGTTTCTTTCACATTCATCGAAGCAGCTCTAAACGAGAGGCAAAAGGAAAGCTGGAGATTTCCAGTCCCATTCCCATTAAGGTGGTCCGAAACACAGAGCTCAACCTGACAGAAGCAGACCTCAGGAAACTCTTTACTCAGGGTACCATAACACCCACGAGCAGTGATGACATTAAGCTTGACCAAGACGTCCACCGGTCATCCATCAAAGAACAGGCGGTCAAGTACGACTCCATGAAAAAGCAGAATTCTCAAGTCCCAACAAATCTTTCGTTTTCACAGAAGAGCAAAGAGGAAAGGCCTTCAGGGTCAACTGCACCATCAGGGCAGAACTCCACCATTCCCTCACCTCAGGTAGAGGTCAAGGTATTCAATCCACCGCCTCTATATACACCTCAGCATCCCATCAGCCCTGCAAAGATTGTCCAGGTCCCAGAGATAGTGGACCAAACATTCCCAGCAGACTTGCGCTTGCCTGATGTGGCGCCTCCACAGATTCCTGCACCAAGAGAGTTGGAAATTCAGCGCCGCAACACGGGAGATTTTGGCTTTTCCCTTCGTCGCACCACCATGATGGACCAGCAGCCCGATGGGTCGCTCTACAGAAAGGTGGTTCACTTTGCCGAGCCCGGCGCTGGGAATAAGGACCTGACTCTGGGGCTGGTACCAGGTGACCGTCTGGTAGAGATCAATGGGAGGAACGTGGAAAGTAAAAGCAGGGATGAGATCGTGGAGATGATCAGGCTGTCTGGAGACACGGTACATCTGAAGGTGCAGCCCATCGTGGAGTTGAGCGAGCTGAGCCGCTACTGGTTGAGGAACACCAGAGGTCCATACCGCGATGTTTACGAG GTGAAGACGGAGGAGCAGCTTGCTGCAGAGAAGGCCTGGTACAACACTGAGAAAGTCTGGCTTGTCCATAAAGATGGCTTCTCTTTGG ctACACAGCTCAAGATGGAGATGGGATCACTCCCAGAGGGGAAAGTGAAGGTCAGACTGGAGCATGATGGGACCATACTGGAAGTGGACGAGGATGATGTGGAGAAG gcaAATCCTCTATCATATGATCGAGTGGAGGATCTCTCCTCTCTTCTGTACCTCAACGAGTCTAGCATCCTTCACACCCTTCGCCAGCGCTATGGTGGAAACCTCATTCACACCTACGCTGGGCCAAACCTGCTGGTGATCAATCCTCTCAGCACCCCTGCCTTGTACTCAGAGAAG GTGATGCAGATGTTTAAGGGCTGCCGGAGAGAAGAAACAGCCCCTCACATTTTTGCTATTGCTCAGTCTGCATATCATCAGCTGCTGACCACACGTCAGGATCAGACCATCGTGCTGCTGGGCAAGAGTGGCAGTGGAAAAACCACTAACTGCCAGCACCTGCTGCAGTACCTGGTCACCATTGCAGCTGGCAGTGGAAAGGTGTATTCag CTGAGAAATGGCAGGCGGTCTACACGGTTCTGGAGGCGTTCGGGAACTGCAGTACAGCTATGAATGTGAACGCCAGTCGCTTCTCTCACATAGTCTCTCTTGACTTCGACCAGGCAGGACAGGTGGCCTCTGCCTCTGTTCAG ACCATGTTGCTGGAGAAGTTCAGAGTGACCAGACGACCAGAAGCAGAATCAAGCTTCAATGTGTTTTACTATCTGATGGCTGGAGCAGATGCAGCTCTAAA GACTGAACTTCATTTTAATCACTTTGCTGAGAACAGCACGTTTGGGCTCCTCCCTCACTCGAAG CCCGAGGAAAAGCAGAAAGCCACTCAGCAGTTTACTAAGCTACAGGCTGCCATGAAGGTCCTGGGCATCTCTGCTGAAGAACAGAAAACCGTGTGGCTGATCTTAGGGGCCATATACCACCTCGGGGCCGCTGGCGCCACCAAAG ATGCAG TGGGCCGAAAGCAGTTTGCCAGGCATGAGTGGGCACAAAAAGCAGCATATCTCCTGGGCTGCACGCTGGAAGAGCTGTCGTCCGCCATCTTTAAAACGCAGGGCAAGGGCACCCTTCCCCGCTCCTCAAGTGTCCGGCAGAGTACGGATGATACGGATAGctcag TGTCTAAAGCAACAGCAGCTGAGTGTTTGGAGTTCATGGCGTCTGGTTTATATGCCGAGCTTTTCACACTCATCATCTCTCTCATTAACAG AGCGCTGAAGTCCAGTCAGcattctctctgttctctgctgATTGTGGACACACCAGGCTTCCAGAACCCTCGTCAGGTGAAGAACCAGCGTGGGGCCACGTTTGAGGAGCTCTGTCATAATTACGCTCAGGAACGTCTGCAGATGCTGTTCCAGGAGCGAACATTCGTACGGGAACTGGAGCGTTACAAAGAG GAAAACATTGAGATCACTCTGGATGACCTGGAGCCCAGCCCTTCTCGCTCCGTAGCTGTGGTTGATCAGTCCTCCAGTCAGACCCTG GTACGTACTCTGTCCCGGACAGATGAGGCCAGAGGCTTGTTCTGGCTGATGGAGGAGGAGGTTTTGCAGCCGGGAGGGTCTGAGGAAACACTCCTGCAGCGACTCTTCAGTTACTACGGCCCTGCAGAGGGAGAGAGCACAg GCCACACCGTGGTGCTTAAAAGTGAAAACACACATCACTTCCTGCTCGGCCACAGTCATGGGACAGATTGGGTGGAATATGACACTCATGGATGGCTGAACCTAGCCAGGCTAAATCCCACCCCCCAGAACGCAGCCAATCTGCTGCAGAACTCCCAGAA GAAGAGCATCAGTGGGATGTTTGTAGGCCGCTCCAGCAGTGCTGCGGTTCTGACAGGCTCTATCGCTGGACTGGAGGGTGTCTCTCAGCTCGCTATGCGTCGGGCCACCAGCATGAGGAAGACCTTCACCACAGGCATGGCAACTGTCAAAAAGAAGTCTCTCTGTCTTCAGATTAAACTCCAAGTG GATGCATTGTTGGACATCGTCCGCAGATCCAGGGTTCACTTTGTCCATTGTCTGTTACCCCGAGCGGAGGTTCTGAGGGCCACAGGGTCCCCAGAGGAGAGTTGTGACCCTGGACTCATGCAGATGGATGTGGCTTTGCTCAGGGCCCAGATCCATGGCTTCAAACTGCTGGACAGCTTGAGCATTTACAGACAAG GTTACCCTGATCACATGGTCTTCTCTGAGTTCAGAAGACGCTTTGACGTTTTGGCCCCTCACCTGACCAAGAAACTGGGCCGAAACTACATTGTGAAGGATGAGAAACGA GCAGTAGAGGAGCTTTTGGAGTCTTTGGAATTAGAGAAGAGCAGCTATCACATGGGCCTGAGCAGG gtGTTCTTCAGGGCTGGAACAGTGGCTAAACTAGAGGGACAGAGGGATGAACACACCAGACAGAACATCACACTGTTCCAGGCCACCTGCAGGGGCTTTCTGTCTCGACAGGCCTTCAAAAAGAGGAAG ATCCAGGATTTGGCCATCCGTTGTGTCCAGAAGAACATTAAGAAGATTCGTGGTGTGAAGGACTGGCCCTGGTGGAAGCTCTTCACCACTGTACGACCTCTAGTGGAGGTTCAGCTCACCGAAGAACAGATTCGCGGAAAAGAT GAGGAGATCATGCATCTGAAATTGAAGCTGGAGAAGGTGGAGAAGGAAAGAAATGAGCTACGGCTGACCTCGGATCGTCTGGAGAGCCGA atCACAGAGCTGACAGCAGAGCTTTCGGATGAGAGAAATTCTGCGGAGTCCACATCCCAGCTGCTGGAGACGGAAACAAGCGAGAGACTGCGTTTGGAGAAGGACATGAAGGATATGCAG GGGAAGTTTGACGCTGTACAGAAACAGATGGAGTCCATGGAGATGGAGATCATGGAGGCCAGACTCCTCCAAGCATCAGAATTCAATGGCGAGGTGGAAAATGATGGCGATGATTCTg GTGGTGAATGGAGGCTGAAATATGAACGTGTCATCAAAGACACAGAATTCACAAAGAAAAAGCTCCAGCAGGAGATGGATGACAAGCTggagacagaacaacagaacaaGAGACACTTGGAGAGAAAA TTAGGGGACTTGCAGGCTGACCACGAGGAGTCCCAGCGTTCAGTCCAGCAGCTAAAGAAGAAATGCCAGCGGCTGGCAGCTGAACTGCAAGACACCAAACTGCACCTGGAAAATCAAGAGGGACGCAACCATGAGCTTGAGAGAAAGCAGAGGAA GTTTGATGTGGAGAAGAACCAGTTTCAAGAGGAACTACAGAAGGAGAGGAACCAGCGGGATAAACTGGGGCGCGAGAGAGATGTGCTAACTGGCGAGGTGTTTACAATCAGACAACAGCTACAG GAGAAGGACACAGAGCTGTGTACGGTCAGACTGAAGGTAGAGCAGCTGGAATCCGAGCTCCAGGATCTCTCCTCTCAGGAGTCGAAAGACGAGGCTTCACTCGCAAAGGTTAAGAAGCAACTGCGTGACCTGGAAGCAAAGGTCAAAGATCAAGAGGAGGAGCTTGATGAACAGGCTGGAACCATTCAGATGCTGGAACAG GCTAAACTCCGTTTGGAAATGGAGATGGAGAGACTGAGACAAACGCACTCTAAAGAGCTGGACTGTAAAGATGAGGAAGTGGAGGAGATCAGACTGTCCTGCAGTAAGAAG CTGAAGCAGATGGAAGTGCAGTTAGAGGAGGAATATGAAGATAAACAGAAAGTTCTGAGAGAAAAGAGAGACCTGGAGTCCAAACTGATGATGGCACAGGAACAG GTTGGTCAGAGGGATGTAGAGACAGAGAAACGTCTCAGGAAGGACCTGAAGCGTACAAAAGTTCTTCTGGCTGATGCACAGATGATGCTGGACCACCTAAAGAGTAATGTGCCCAGCAAAAGAGAGATCATCGCACTCAAAAATAAG TTGGAGGAGTCAGAGTTTGCCTGCACAGCTGCAGTTAAAGCACGCAAGTCCATGGAGCTGGAAATTGAAGACCTTCATATCCAGATGGACGACATCACCAAAGCTAAGATGGCT CTGGAGGAGCAGATAAGTCGTCTACAGAGAGAGAAGAACGACCTGCAGTCTCGCTTTGAGGAGGATCAGGAGGACATGAACGAACTCATGAAGAAACACAAAGCTGCAGTGACTCAG tctaCAAGAGATCTGGTGCAGATCAGTGACCTGCAAACCCAGGTGGAGGAGGCCATGAAGGAAAAACAAGAGATCCAGGACAAG cttcaTTCCCTGCAGTCACAGCTTGAATTTCAGGAACAATCTATGGTGGAGAAATCGCTGGTCAGCCGCCAGGAAGCCAAAATCCGTGAACTAGAGACCAAACTAGAATATGAGAGGACCCAGACCAAACGTCTGGAG TCTCTTGTAACAAGGCTGAAGGAAAACCTGGAGAAGATGACTGAGGAACGAGACCAGCGTATTGCCAGCGAAAACCGGGAGAAGGATCAGAACAAGCGCATGCAACGGCAGACCCGGGACATTAAGGAAGAGATGACTGAACTGTCTAAGAAAGAGGCAGAAGCCAGTCGCAGAAAACATGAGCTG GAAATGGATATTGAAAGTCTggaagcagccaatcagagcttaCAAGCAGATTTGAAGTTGGCCTTTAAGCGGATTGGAGACCTGCAGGCTGCTATGGAAGATGAAATGGAGacggatgatgatgatgacctCATCAACAG TGGAGATGAATCGGATATGGACTCTGAAGTGGAGGACCGCGTGGATGGGGTGAAGTCATTGTTCTCCAAGAGCAAAGGATCCACCAAGACACTCTCTGATGAGGGCACCCAGAAGACCACCAG cCCCCCTCTCTACAGACTACACTCAAAGCAACATGATGAAGACAACACTGGACCAGAGGAAGACACTAAACAAACTGAAAGTACTATACTTAAAGACAGTAATGGTGATGGCCAACCTTCGGAAAGCGCTGCATAG